A portion of the Podospora pseudoanserina strain CBS 124.78 chromosome 2, whole genome shotgun sequence genome contains these proteins:
- a CDS encoding hypothetical protein (EggNog:ENOG503P0AS; COG:S), with protein sequence MEMAEDGNVAALLATKLATPIAQLGPDLPDQPSRTVRGEVGITWPYNSVTETFAFLLAEPDVRLRRARGQVRIELHGPSARILSKCGLGAGDELLFSLEEVTWTKDTSPGGIPGSRVEWQLQFDEKFVLQIKSGETNQLRHLNIDHPELETEASPRPPAPPATAPRLSTPEPEEPPEHVPTIRKFFEVAENEYASPALIKRQRLSYGALFEDGFDPFEEDGGVKGKGRKRTRFGRDSSAWRYTSQSPSPEPQSPAEESMDEDVTEKTSPQPSPQKEMLDEGVQTVDIEMTEPTDEAVQTEPVQPESTRVEAAQTEPMETEPVRTKPVRTPPVRTESAMDVLSQAALAHAQQAQKSPASEEHPRLSQAQQEKRSPVAQEQPALTMPELPPATPQHDQASGKPTESRSSPPAANANTDMPKLDAAQKPATDTFASSSLFGTPKTPGFSMFGTGPPARIQSPSSIADQVRFGFSHIPHTAPPPDAHDQHFHGATGFDKNEAYPDSYLDDAPSGVHINNYFASADTQDLPIQQPPMAENFDNNQWTVTTESPRYNQTEGGHFGDDALEEGTRMPPGDAALHAAHVTPNALPDGFASYGHGGLQGQFADGGLATQEARGYGEGDDSLEEDAVGVDDEEDQDAVQDEYAYGEPIEEGDYDQRNYVEPSDDDEGLSEQEEEVHQEIVDRYGDAGVLDESEFKGFNDLSEDQEEDDEEEYDDEEEGDEYDDYEEAPAAKPVYTGRVLPQANPKGPMVISLLSDSEDDDVSMPAPKAPPAAEPTQETPKSPGIGSDQVDPGLSEEVEESEEAKASEAAKDSQEDEEGSEEEDRELEEDVYDSEEEMPDAEEEVSEVGGAGVEYESASEDEVGDLEVEEASVRDEDEDEDEDEAEGHTAEGASDEDEEPEEETSGRGDEAPQPRDGPSARDEASDDEHEATALKGEVSKPKEAANEAEDEAPAVAGGQTHVVDFAVHQADGHEEQARAPADEHADKEDSFVISAPEDTDEVSGSESELEIEPPKVAAVSESEDKASEAEPVAASPEKAAASESEDKESEAEEPAATATNEAEEVEPKVDQSDAAAKSELERPDVTAAESASQFDVDDEPEHEHDADYIPSEDENDEIDVADDVPSGDFDRELEDFYDDMVLEQLEQEQANQRMASESADDKMSLASQVEADDDQMDVEDDHEKASTAEPMSVVDDDVDVDMLDAGTPHFESPMEAETPRAEVESSMIITEVIEEVVEETVIMEVTTEILVEDAAMDQEATEEAQEEVLEDTQQQEDTDAVEEVHLEPVKEAEEEVPVPVVDEEKPAVVSLEPVEGATAPANNEAMGKEVPASPPLTNSFASQKKLSPFAQGFQEAMRETELPPTPLQSMVQAEPEDHDVEEEQETQQADAGVILEQPGNNSAGSPDLSFNAGESDAEEVASVLSAPVRKAVATRASNRNKNKKKAVRGKSAQLELSEPPTQTRAVCKSAEEEITVQTPSSQEHMSPQPEMAASSSSSPDVSVKLAQQSVAARRSKRGQPQPQEPQPTRISPRLARRRSNSLQSSNQDAEEEPKGSFNLPSNRDLSVLLARGALASPSKGDVSVGLAKDALNSPSKTKSASPLVDDNNTSTAALKADLTKRLRQEFPDCINLTSLKYHVDEHPVVAAIVTSEPTTPVRAKKGPREYVMSFHITDPSIAPGSVVEVQLYRPHKESLPVVRVGDAVLLQRLQVKSISKKGFGLRSGEESSWAVFDADEGAPQVKGAPVEGWEGYRGYMTGLRGWWRSLDSGARGRVERADRKMREAK encoded by the exons ATGGAGATGGCTGAAGACGGAAACGTCGCTGCGCTTTTGGCGACCAAACTCGCAACACCCATTGCCCAGCTTGGCCCCGATTTGCCAGATCAACCATCGCGAACCGTGCGAGGCGAAGTTGGCATTACCTGGCCCTACAACTCGGTCACCGAGACCTTTGCTTTCTTGCTGGCAGAGCCCGATGTACGACTGCGTCGTGCTCGAGGTCAAGTTCGCATCGAGCTCCATGGTCCCAGCGCAAGGATTCTTTCAAAATGTGGTCTAGGAGCTGGTGATGAGCTACTCTTCTCTCTAGAGGAAGTAACATGGACAAAGGACACATCGCCAGGCGGCATCCCTGGCTCCAGAGTGGAATGGCAATTGCAGTTCGACGAGAAGTTTGTCTTGCAG ATAAAATCTGGCGAAACAAACCAGCTCAGACACTTGAACATCGACCATCCCGAACTCGAGACCGAGGCCTCGCCTCGACCCCCGGCTCCGCCTGCGACAGCACCTCGACTGTCGACACCTGAGCCCGAAGAACCACCCGAACACGTCCCTACAATCCGCAAATTTTTCGAAGTTGCCGAGAACGAATATGCATCCCCAGCACTCATCAAACGGCAGCGACTGTCGTACGGTGCGCTGTTCGAGGATGGGTTTGACCCTTTCGAGGAAGACGGAGGAGTCAAGGGCAAGGGTCGCAAACGAACTCGGTTTGGCCGCGACAGCAGTGCGTGGCGCTATACCAGCCAGTCACCTAGTCCTGAACCTCAGTCACCGGCTGAGGAGTCTATGGACGAAGATGTGACCGAGAAAACGTCCCCGCAGCCTTCGCCACAAAAGGAAATGCTGGATGAGGGAGTCCAGACAGTCGATATTGAAATGACCGAGCCCACGGACGAGGCGGTGCAAACAGAGCCAGTACAGCCCGAGTCAACACGGGTCGAGGCGGCGCAAACGGAGCCGATGGAGACGGAGCCGGTACGGACAAAGCCAGTGCGGACACCCCCAGTGCGTACAGAGAGCGCCATGGACGTGCTTAGCCAAGCAGCGCTTGCTCATGCGCAGCAGGCACAGAAGTCTCCGGCTTCCGAGGAGCATCCCAGGCTTTCCCAAGCTCAGCAGGAGAAAAGGTCACCTGTTGCTCAGGAGCAGCCAGCTCTCACGATGCCAGAATTGCCCCCTGCTACCCCCCAACATGACCAGGCTTCTGGAAAGCCCACTGAAAGCCGATCCAGTCCCCCGGCTGCCAATGCCAACACGGACATGCCCAAACTTGATGCCGCCCAAAAGCCTGCCACGGATACGTTTGCTAGTAGCTCACTTTTTGGCACCCCCAAGACTCCTGGTTTCTCCATGTTTGGCACTGGCCCGCCCGCCCGGATCCAATCACCTTCAAGCATAGCAGACCAAGTTAGATTCGGGTTTTCTCACATTCCACATACCGCACCCCCTCCGGATGCTCACGATCAACATTTCCATGGGGCCACTGGCTTTGATAAGAACGAGGCATATCCTGATTCGTATCTTGATGACGCGCCGTCTGGTGTGCATATCAACAACTATTTTGCGTCGGCCGACACTCAAGATCTGCCCATTCAACAGCCTCCCATGGCGGAGAACTTTGATAACAATCAGTGGACGGTTACTACAGAGTCCCCGCGCTATAACCAAACCGAGGGCGGCCACTTTGGTGATGACGCTCTGGAGGAGGGCACCCGGATGCCTCCTGGCGATGCGGCTCTCCACGCTGCTCATGTTACTCCTAACGCATTGCCGGATGGGTTTGCTAGCTATGGGCATGGCGGGTTGCAAGGCCAGTTTGCGGATGGTGGACTTGCTACTCAGGAAGCTCGTGGCtatggagagggtgatgactCACTTGAGGAAGACGCCGTTGGTGtagacgatgaggaggatcaGGATGCCGTCCAAGATGAGTACGCGTATGGTGAGCCCATCGAAGAAGGCGATTACGACCAGCGAAACTACGTTGAGCCctcggatgatgatgagggtcTATCTgaacaggaagaggaggttcaTCAGGAGATTGTTGATCGGTATGGTGATGCTGGGGTGTTGGATGAGTCTGAGTTTAAGGGATTCAATGATTTGTCTGAGgaccaggaggaggacgatgaagaggagtatgatgatgaggaggagggggatgagtATGATGATTATGAGGAGGCTCCGGCGGCTAAGCCAGTTTATACTGGGAGGGTGCTGCCGCAGGCGAATCCGAAAGGGCCGATGGTGATTAGCTTGCTTTCGGActctgaggatgatgacgtgTCTATGCCTGCGCCCAAGGCACCTCCGGCTGCTGAACCGACGCAGGAGACTCCTAAGAGCCCGGGGATTGGTTCTGATCAGGTTGATCCGGGTCTTtctgaggaggttgaggaatcTGAGGAAG CTAAGGCATCTGAAGCAGCTAAGGACTCTcaagaggacgaggagggatctgaggaggaggatcgggagcttgaggaggatgtctATGattctgaggaggagatgccggatgctgaagaggaggtctcggaggttggaggggctggagTGGAGTATGAATCAGCATCTGAAGACGAAGTTGGAGAtctcgaggtggaggaagctTCTGTTagagatgaagatgaagatgaagatgaagacgaagCTGAAGGCCACACGGCGGAAGGGGCTTccgacgaagacgaagagccTGAAGAGGAAACCTCGGGCCGTGGAGATGAAGCGCCACAACCAAGGGATGGGCCTTCAGCCAGAGATGAGGCTTCGGATGACGAGCATGAGGCTACAGCGCTCAAGGGTGAGGTTTCGAAGCCCAAGGAAGCAGCCAACGAGGCCGAAGACGAGGCCCCTGCGGTTGCTGGTGGCCAGACCCATGTGGTTGACTTTGCTGTTCACCAAGCTGATGGGCACGAGGAGCAAGCACGCGCACCCGCTGATGAGCATGCCGACAAGGAAGACTCCTTTGTCATATCGGCACCTGAAGACACGGACGAGGTGTCTGGTTCCGAGTCTGAACTTGAGATTGAACCGCCcaaggttgctgctgtttcAGAGTCGGAGGATAAGGCATCCGAGGCTGAACCGGTGGCCGCCTCTCccgagaaggctgccgcTTCAGAGTCGGAAGATAAGGAATCCGAGGCTGAAGAGCCGGCTGCTACTGCTACAAAcgaagccgaggaggttgaacCAAAGGTCGACCAGTCAGATGCCGCAGCCAAATCGGAACTTGAGCGGCCAGATGTCACTGCTGCCGAGTCGGCCAGCCAATTCGACGTTGATGATGAACCCGAGCATGAACACGATGCTGATTATATCCCTTCGGAAGATGAGAATGACGAAATTGACGTGGCTGACGATGTGCCCTCCGGGGACTTCGACAGGGAACTCGAGGATTTTTATGACGACATGGTACTGGAACAACTCGAACAAGAGCAGGCTAACCAGCGTATGGCGTCCGAGTCGGCAGATGACAAGATGTCACTTGCGAGTCAAGTCGAGGCCGATGACGACCAGATGGATGTCGAAGACGACCACGAAAAAGCCAGCACGGCCGAACCCATGTCGGTGGTTGACGATGACGTCGATGTTGATATGCTTGATGCGGGAACGCCGCATTTCGAGTCGCCTATGGAAGCAGAGACGCCACGAGCAGAGGTCGAGTCTAGCATGATCATTACCGAGgtgattgaggaggttgttgaggagacTGTTATCATGGAGGTGACAACTGAGATTCTTGTAGAGGATGCTGCTATGGACCAGGAAGCGACTGAGGAAGCACAGGaagaggtgttggaggacacacagcagcaagagGACACGGATGCTGTCGAGGAAGTTCATCTGGAGCCTGTTaaggaggcagaggaagaagtcCCGGTGCCTGTTGTcgacgaggagaagccagCAGTGGTGTCTCTGGAGCCGGTTGAGGGTGCAACTGCACCAGCCAACAATGAAGCAATGGGTAAAGAAGTCCCTGCCTCGCCTCCTCTCACCAACTCTTTTGCATCTCAGAAGAAACTGTCGCCATTCGCCCAAGGGTTTCAGGAAGCAATGCGGGAGACAGAGCTgcccccaacccctctgCAGAGCATGGTGCAAGCGGAGCCTGAGGATcacgatgtcgaggaggaacaagAAACCCAGCAGGCTGACGCGGGTGTTATTCTAGAGCAGCCAGGCAACAACAGTGCTGGCTCGCCAGATTTGAGCTTCAACGCGGGCGAGTCTGATGCGGAAGAAGTCGCGTCAGTCCTGAGTGCGCCTGTTCGGAAGGCTGTAGCGACGCGTGCAAGCAACCGGAAtaagaacaagaaaaaggccgTCAGAGGCAAGAGCGCACAATTAGAGCTTTCCGAGCCGCCCACGCAAACCAGAGCTGTTTGTAAGAGCGCCGAGGAAGAAATCACGGTCCAGACGCCATCCTCTCAAGAGCACATGTCACCGCAGCCTGAAATGGCagcgtcatcatcctcctcgccagatGTGAGCGTCAAGCTCGCCCAGCAGTCGGTAGCAGCGCGACGGAGCAAGAGAGGGCAACCACAGCCACAGGAGCCGCAGCCAACACGAATTAGCCCGCGacttgccaggaggcggTCGAACAGCTTACAGTCGAGCAACCAGGACGCCGAGGAAGAGCCCAAGGGGTCTTTTAACTTGCCCTCCAACCGCGATCTCAGCGTTTTATTGGCGAGAGGCGCGCTGGCCTCGCCATCCAAGGGAGATGTCAGCGTCGGCCTCGCAAAGGATGCGCTGAATTCTCCGTCCAAAACCAAGTCAGCTTCCCCTCTggtcgacgacaacaacaccagcaccgccgcctTGAAGGCCGATCTGACCAAGCGCCTCCGCCAGGAATTCCCCGACTGCATCAACTTGACCTCACTGAAATACCACGTGGACGAGCACCCCGTCGTCGCCGCGATTGTCACCTCTGAACCCACCACGCCTGTCCGCGCCAAGAAGGGACCGAGGGAATACGTCATGTCGTTTCACATTACCGACCCGTCGATCGCGCCGGGTAGTGTTGTGGAGGTGCAGCTGTACCGACCGCACAAGGAGTCGCTGCCTGTTGTCAGGGTGGGGGATGCGGTTTTGCTGCAGAGGCTGCAGGTCAAGTCGATTAGCAAGAAGGGGTTTGGGCTGAGGTCGGGGGAGGAGTCGAGCTGGGCGGTGTttgatgctgatgagggGGCGCCGCAGGTTAAGGGGGCGCCGGtggagggttgggagggttaTAGGGGGTATATGActggtttgagggggtggtggaggagtttggaTTCGGGTGCtagggggagggtggagagggcggataggaagatgagggaggCTAAGTAG
- the FMO1 gene encoding monooxygenase (EggNog:ENOG503NWM1; COG:Q): MGFETVLGQAPFGIHRIAIIGAGPCGLAAAKYLVAQKVFEKIDIYEQQSEVGGVWKYSAKPAENRRVPQVNPECPPDPPLEPGDGNDDKGPVFPSPMYKLLHTNIPRGLMPFTDFPFSDDLLIFPSRDDVQDYLVQYSQDIRHLISFSTEVKDVRLRTDAKGKDQWDVDVLSLRTGELTTATYDAVVVASGHYSIIYIPDMKGISEFNSTHPDIISHSKYYRTPEPFRNKKVIVVGNAASGLDIASQISQVSQQPLLLSVRTPTPAANLEWTGAEEVPEIEEFLVADRAVRFKEGRVEKDIDAIVFATGYLYSFPFLTSLQPPLVTDGRRVRGLYKHLFHIEHPTLVFPGLPIKVVPFPVSQSQAATFSRVWANLLPLPSVDDMKRWEDEEAEKKGSKYHVWPVGADSEYINSVYDWITEAGIPGKEPPRWDEEQCWQRTFHMKAKLRFELEGRKAKTLKELGFDYEPEQKDDSGPLLL; encoded by the coding sequence ATGGGCTTCGAAACAGTATTAGGCCAAGCACCATTCGGTATTCACAGAATCGCAATCATCGGCGCTGGCCCATGCGGTCTTGCTGCGGCCAAGTATTTGGTGGCTCAAAAAGTCTTTGAAAAGATCGATATCTATGAGCAGCAATCAGAAGTTGGAGGCGTCTGGAAGTATAGCGCAAAGCCGGCGGAGAACCGTCGTGTGCCCCAAGTGAACCCCGAATGCCCGCCAGACCCCCCTTTGGAGCCTGGAGATGGCAATGACGATAAGGGACCAGTTTTTCCCTCGCCCATGTACAAACTACTACACACAAACATTCCACGAGGTTTAATGCCTTTTACGGACTTTCCTTTCTCAGATGAtctcctcatcttcccctcTCGCGATGACGTACAGGACTATCTGGTTCAGTACTCCCAGGACATAAGGCACCTCATCAGTTTCTCTACCGAGGTCAAAGATGTTCGTCTGAGAACAGATGCCAAGGGAAAGGATCAGTGGGACGTGGATGTGTTATCGCTACGAACGGGCGAGCTTACGACCGCAACATatgatgctgttgttgtcgcATCTGGTCATTATTCTATCATTTATATCCCCGACATGAAGGGGATATCCGAGTTCAACAGCACACACCCCGATATAATTTCTCACTCCAAATACTACCGCACTCCCGAACCATTCAGGAACAAAAAGGTCATCGTGGTGGGCAACGCTGCCTCGGGCTTGGATATTGCCTCGCAAATCAGCCAAGTCTCGCAACAACCATTACTCTTATCGGTGCggacaccaaccccagcgGCCAACCTTGAATGGACCGGGGCCGAGGAAGTCCCAGAAATTGAAGAGTTTCTCGTGGCAGACAGAGCTGTCCGATTCAAAGAGGGCAGGGTTGAGAAGGATATTGATGCCATCGTCTTCGCAACGGGCTACCTCtactccttcccctttctcaCCTCACTACAACCACCGTTGGTGACGGATGGGCGTCGAGTCAGGGGGCTCTATAAACATCTCTTTCACATTGAACACCCAACATTGGTGTTCCCAGGACTGCCTATAAAGGTGGTACCATTCCCCGTCTCACAAAGCCAAGCAGCCACCTTCTCACGGGTGTGGGCGAACCTGCTGCCCTTACCATCAGTGGATGATATGAAACGttgggaggacgaggaagctGAAAAGAAAGGTTCCAAGTATCACGTCTGGCCAGTGGGCGCGGATTCAGAGTACATCAACTCGGTCTATGACTGGATCACCGAAGCCGGCATTCCAGGCAAGGAGCCACCTCGATGGGACGAGGAGCAGTGCTGGCAGAGAACCTTCCACATGAAGGCCAAATTAAGGTTTGAATTGGAGGGTCGCAAGGCAAAGACTCTCAAAGAGCTCGGTTTTGACTATGAGCCGGAGCAGAAAGATGACTCGGGGCCGTTGTTGCTTTGA
- a CDS encoding hypothetical protein (COG:E; EggNog:ENOG503NU3Z), with translation MASLSYRDDSRQGAGSLSDDDDKPLPLDFAHHYSDTTKSRNASKIKAIYKFFQIPGILNIAGGLPNAQFFPYDTLEAQAAKPERWSPSSGSSNPSAPNHITIPHDDSTQKDLLQKIDLATALQYGMAQGYPPLLGWIRQFTRDHLHPGVPYKGGPEVVLTCGSTDGFAKALNLFVTPWRTTDPISSRPGLLCETYVYTNITNQATPLGVQMVPVKTDESGMAVSGPGGLEDVLANWDSSKGKRPHLMYTVTLGHNPTGILLSVERKKEIYAICSKYDVIIIEDEPYWYLQFPEASSLEAESRGLPPPPRSSPSTVTTPSSGFPFLDSLTPSFTPLDTDGRVVRLDTFSKTVAPGCRLGWITAQPALIERFERITEATTQQPSGFVQALISKLLISPSPTPSPTPSFSLFSHRPPPSQPSGWQPSGFVTWLSGLRTRYQTRMARMCTILDSGSVLITTPPTRSHSWAVVKKVKLYDFSWPRAGMFIWLRMHFFSHPLFPVFKSALSTALMVWLTGGDYKVLVTTGAIFAANDEIKEREGWEYFRLCFAAEEEENVELAAERFVEGVKAFWEVRDHEVIKKLLEEVKSDDEVVGEQEGLVNLAGFMGC, from the exons ATGGCGTCGTTGTCTTATCGTGACGATAGCCGTCAAGGTGCTGGCAGTCTaagtgacgacgatgatAAGCCACTGCCTCTCGATTTCGCCCACCACTACTCTgacaccaccaaaagccGGAATGCCAGTAAGATCAAGGCAATCTACAAGTTCTTTCAGATACCTGGCATTCTGAACATTGCTGGTG GTCTCCCCAATGCCCAGTTCTTCCCCTACGACACCTTGGAGGCACAGGCAGCCAAACCTGAGAGATGGTCTCCTTCCTCCGGGTCATCAAACCCTTCAGCACCaaaccacatcaccatcccccatgATGATTCCACTCAGAAGgacctcctccaaaagatCGACCTAGCCACCGCCCTGCAGTACGGCATGGCCCAAGGctacccccccctcctcggctgGATCAGACAGTTCACCCGcgaccacctccaccccggcGTCCCCTACAAAGGTGGCCCCGAAGTAGTCCTCACCTGCGGCTCAACTGACGGGTTTGCCAAagccctcaacctcttcgTCACCCCCTGGAGAACCACCGACCCCATCTCATCCCGTCCCGGCCTTCTCTGCGAAACCTACGTctacaccaacatcaccaaccaagcCACCCCCCTCGGCGTCCAAATGGTGCCCGTCAAAACCGACGAATCCGGGATGGCAGTCTCTGGTCCGGGGGGGTTAGAAGACGTCCTCGCGAACTGGGACAGCAGCAAGGGGAAACGCCCTCACTTGATGTATACCGTCACCCTAGGCCACAACCCAACCGGTATCCTCCTCTCGGTCGAGCGCAAGAAGGAAATCTACGCCATCTGCAGCAAATATGACGTGATAATCATCGAAGATGAGCCCTACTGGTACCTCCAATTCCCCGAAGCGAGCTCTCTCGAGGCCGAATCCCGTGGcctgcctccccctcctcgctcctccccttccacagTCACCACTCCATCCTCCggcttccccttcctcgacTCCCTAACCCCatccttcacccccctcgacACCGACGGCCGTGTCGTCCGCCTAGACACCTTCTCAAAAACAGTAGCCCCAGGCTGCCGTCTGGGCTGGATAACCGCCCAACCCGCCCTCATCGAGCGATTCGAACGAATAACCGAAGCGacaacccaacaaccctccGGCTTCGTCCAAGCTCTAATCTCCAAACTGTTgatctccccctctcccaccccctcccccaccccatccttctccctcttctcccaccgcccccccccctcccaaccatcaGGCTGGCAACCGTCCGGCTTCGTAACCTGGCTCTCCGGCCTCCGCACCCGCTACCAGACCCGCATGGCAAGAATGTGCACCATCCTCGACTCCGGCtccgtcctcatcaccacccccccaacccgctCCCACTCATGGGCTGTGGTGAAGAAAGTAAAGTTATACGACTTTTCGTGGCCGAGAGCGGGCATGTTCATCTGGTTGAGGATGCACTTCTTTTCACATCCTTTGTTCCCCGTTTTCAAGTCTGCCTTGTCAACCGCGTTGATGGTCTGGCTTACGGGGGGGGACTACAAGGTCTTGGTCACGACGGGGGCAATCTTCGCTGCGAATgacgagatcaaggagagggaagggtGGGAGTACTTCAGGCTTTGTTttgctgccgaggaggaggagaatgtcGAGTTGGCTGCCGAGAggtttgtggagggggtgaaggcgttttgggaggtgagggatcATGAGGTTATCAagaagctgctggaggaggtgaagagtgACGACGAGGTGGTCGGGGAGCaagaggggttggtgaatcTGGCTGGGTTCATGGGGTGTTAA
- the LTV1 gene encoding Protein ltv1 (BUSCO:EOG09262VVF; COG:S; EggNog:ENOG503P01A) encodes MGKGKWIDKKTATHFTLVYRPQNDPLIHDDTAPSMVLAPSAPSKNSKSKGLSDLASELGSDAASIRDNEGEAANYGVYYDDTEYDYMQHLRDLGTGAGEAVFVEAPSLQKSKGKQKMNLSEALAKMDLEHKSEGLLDEEILPSKNLQRLTYQAQQDVPDSIAGFQPDMDPRLREVLEALEDEAYVDEEGGEDVLKGLVEGDAEELDELRDVWEEDEDEDEGWESDCTVKAGPAQKKQQRSQEEDQVPELVDTSREGDQEGPSDDWMGEFKKFKDDQKSGAAAPKKKAVGWGATPSEIQSSIWTTTTNGGRQKKRKGALTNPSTYSMTSSSIYRTEQLNILDRRFEKLEEEYNYDEDDLASVSAVSTMSTVQGTTRQDFDSMLDEFLGEYDVRGKNRVKKGKWKNGVAEFDEIRKALGPPIIPAKYRTGGRGEEKKAEEKKP; translated from the exons ATGGGCAAAGGAAAATGGAT CGACAAAAAAACAGCCACCCACTTCACCCTCGTCTACCGCCCCCAGAAcgaccccctcatccacGATGACACAGCCCCCTCCATGGTCCTCGCCCCCAGCGCGCCCTCCAAAAATTCAAAATCCAAAGGCCTAAGCGACCTCGCCTCGGAACTTGGCTCCGACGCCGCCTCGATCCGCGACAACGAGGGCGAGGCCGCCAACTACGGCGTCTACTACGATGACACCGAGTACGACTACATGCAGCACCTCCGCGACCTCGGCACCGGCGCCGGGGAGGCTGTCTTTGTCGAGGCGCCCTCCTTGCAAAAGTCCAAGGGAAAACAAAAGATGAACTTGTCGGAGGCGCTGGCAAAGATGGACTTGGAGCACAAGAgcgaggggttgttggatgaggagataTTGCCGAGCAAGAATTTGCAGAGGTTGACGTATCAGGCTCAGCAGGATGTTCCTGATTCTATTGCGGGGTTTCAGCCGGATATGGAcccgaggttgagggaggttttggaggcgttggaggatgaggcgtatgtggatgaggaagggggggaggatgtgctgaaggggctggtggagggggatgcggaggagctggatgagtTGAGGgatgtttgggaggaggatgaggatgaggatgaggggtggGAGTCGGATTGTACGGTTAAGGCTGGGCCGGcgcagaagaagcagcagcggaGTCAAGAGGAGGATCAGGTGCCGGAGCTGGTTGATACTTCCAGGGAAGGTGATCAAGAAGGACCGTCGGATGACTGGATGGGAGAGTTTAAGAAGTTTAAGGATGATCAGAAGTCTGGTGCCGCGGCCccgaaaaagaaggcggttgggtggggggctACGCCGTCGGAGATTCAGTCGTCGATTTGGACCACCACTACCAATGGCGGGaggcaaaagaagaggaagggcgCGTTGACGAACCCGTCGACCTACTCGATGACTTCTTCGTCGATATACCGGACAGAGCAGCTCAACATCTTGGATAGAAGGTttgagaagctcgaggaggagtacaactatgacgaggacgatttGGCGTCTGTGTCGGCCGTGTCCACCATGTCGACTGTCCAGGGAACCACCAGGCAAGACTTTGACAGCATGCTGGACGAGTTTTTGGGTGAGTATGACGTGCGGGGGAAGAACAGAgtcaagaagggcaagtGGAAGAATGGAGTCGCCGAGTTTGACGAGATCAGGAAGGCGTTGGGGCCGCCGATAATTCCGGCCAAGTATAGGACTGGGGGCAGaggtgaagaaaaaaaagcggAAGAGAAGAAACCATAG